The proteins below are encoded in one region of Engraulis encrasicolus isolate BLACKSEA-1 chromosome 1, IST_EnEncr_1.0, whole genome shotgun sequence:
- the LOC134448486 gene encoding histone H2A-like, which produces MSGRGKTGGKARAKAKTRSSRAGLQFPVGRVHRLLRKGNYGERVGAGAPVYLAAVLEYLTAEILELAGNAARDNKKTRIIPRHLQLAVRNDEELNKLLGGVTIAQGGVLPNIQAVLLPKKTEKSK; this is translated from the coding sequence ATGAGCGGAAGAGGCAAAACCGGTGGCAAGGCTAGGGCAAAGGCCAAGACACGgtcatccagggctggactgcagtTCCCCGTTGGTCGTGTGCACAGGCTGCTGCGTAAAGGCAACTACGGCGAGCGCGTGGGAGCTGGCGCACCCGTCTACCTGGCCGCAGTGCTCGAGTACTTGACCGCTGAGATCCTCGAGTTGGCTGGCAACGCCGCTCGTGACAACAAGAAGACTCGTATCATTCCCCGTCATCTGCAGCTGGCCGTGCGCAACGACGAGGAGTTGAACAAACTGCTCGGTGGAGTCACCATCGCTCAGGGTGGTGTGCTGCCCAACATTCAGGCTGTGCTCCTGCCCAAGAAGACCGAGAAGTCCAAGTAA
- the LOC134448524 gene encoding histone H2B 1/2-like: MPDPAKPAPKKGSKKAVSKTAGKGGKKRKRTRKESYAIYVYKVLKQVHPDTGISSKAMSIMNSFVNDIFERIAGEASRLAHYNKRHTISSREIQTAVRLLLPGELAKHAVSEGTKAVTKYTSSK, translated from the coding sequence ATGCCTGATCCAGCCAAGCCTGCGCCCAAGAAGGGCTCAAAGAAAGCCGTGAGCAAGACCGCCGGAAAGGGTGGCAAGAAGCGCAAGAGGACCAGGAAGGAGAGCTATGCCATCTACGTGTACAAAGTCCTGAAGCAGGTCCACCCCGATACTGGGATCTCTTCTAAGGCCATGAGCATCATGAACTCCTTCGTCAACGATATCTTCGAGCGCATCGCTGGTGAGGCTTCCCGCCTGGCACATTACAACAAGCGCCATACCATCTCCTCCAGGGAGATTCAGACCGCAGTGCGTCTTTTGCTGCCCGGTGAGCTCGCCAAGCACGCCGTGTCTGAGGGAACCAAGGCCGTCACCAAGTACACCAGCTCCAAGTAA
- the LOC134456467 gene encoding histone H4 yields the protein MSGRGKGGKGLGKGGAKRHRKVLRDNIQGITKPAIRRLARRGGVKRISGLIYEETRGVLKVFLENVIRDAVTYTEHAKRKTVTAMDVVYALKRQGRTLYGFGG from the coding sequence ATGAGTGGACGCGGCAAAGGAGGAAAAGGTCTTGGAAAGGGTGGCGCAAAGCGTCATCGGAAAGTTCTTCGCGATAACATCCAGGGTATCACCAAGCCTGCAATCAGGCGCCTCGCTCGCCGTGGTGGTGTGAAGCGTATCTCTGGGCTCATCTACGAGGAGACTCGTGGTGTGCTGAAGGTGTTCCTTGAGAACGTGATCCGTGATGCCGTCACCTACACCGAGCATGCTAAGAGGAAGACTGTCACAGCCATGGACGTCGTCTATGCTCTGAAACGCCAGGGCCGTACTCTGTACGGTTTCGGAGGTTAA
- the LOC134448443 gene encoding histone H1-like: protein MADAAPAPAAAPAKAPKKKAPRPKKTGPSVGELIVKAIAASKEKKGVSLAALKKALAAGGYDVEKNKARVKVAVRGLVTKGTLVQTKGVGASGSFKLAKKAAEPKKKAVKKPAAKKPAAKKPAAAKKPKKAAAKKPAAAKKSPKKAKKPAAPKKATKSPKKAKKPAAPKKAAKSPKKAKAAKPKAAKPKAAKPKKAAPKKK from the coding sequence ATGGCAGACGCTGCTCCAGCCCCCGCTGCCGCACCGGCAAAGGCACCCAAGAAGAAGGCACCCAGACCCAAGAAGACTGGTCCAAGTGTCGGCGAGTTGATTGTGAAAGCAATCGCTGCCtccaaggagaagaagggagtgtCCCTCGCAGCTCTGAAGAAGGCGCTCGCAGCTGGCGGATACGACGTGGAGAAGAACAAGGCTCGTGTCAAAGTGGCAGTCAGAGGACTGGTCACTAAAGGCACCCTTGTCCAGACCAAAGGAGTAGGTGCGTCCGGATCCTTCAAGTTAGCCAAGAAGGCGGCAGAGCCCAAGAAGAAGGCAGTCAAGAAGCCAGCGGCCAAAAAGCCAGCTGCCAAGAAGCCCGCCGCAGCAAAGAAGCCCAAGAAGGCAGCAGCCAAAAAACCAGCCGCCGCCAAGAAGTCCCCGAAGAAGGCTAAGAAGCCCGCAGCCCCCAAGAAGGCTACAAAGAGCCCCAAGAAGGCAAAGAAGCCTGCGGCTCCCAAGAAGGCAGCAAAAAGCCCGAAGAAGGCTAAGGCAGCCAAGCCCAAGGCAGCTAAACCTAAAGCAGCCAAGCCCAAGAAGGCAGCCCCTAAGAAGAAGTAA